A genomic region of Caenorhabditis elegans chromosome V contains the following coding sequences:
- the nhr-102 gene encoding Nuclear Hormone Receptor family (Product from WormBase gene class nhr;~Confirmed by transcript evidence) has protein sequence MSSTPSTSDTSSETSTSPASTAICKVCGLCAHGLHFGVLACRACAAFFRRTVVMERQKKYKCRGGEDNCAVSSTDRYQCRLCRFNKCVELGMTPENVQWNRDSIPTSRKRKDDGPIVPANDLKAMAYPDGSLFGKPRTIMDISTLSAKIKNILNEDKGGIDPATKKMNTLEIADYALRKWRNLQRSEEKMEKLDKLPVRQMFAIFEKQMIVVAEWLVQNPDFRLLSLEERYIYFKAMWNMWRRFERFEMSVKMFGNDVVEIRKFAISNDQILTKEFTIDFSEITDVPNTTVQEMFRHSMSKMHHQVAKPLLELRPSSIETAYMLTQMSWQVAGKKMQGKVVEIGERVCDELANNLHSYYLKEEMRSNYAGRLVRLMSVVNSVKKIHMERSMTMELARIFEVFKVDFSEPDIFDC, from the exons ATGTCCTCAACACCATCCACATCGGACACCTCATCCGAAACATCTACATCGCCGGCGTCCACTGCAATATGTAAAGTATGCGGGCTCTGTGCTCACGGGCTTCATTTTGGAGTGCTCGCCTGTAGAGCATGTGCGGCGTTTTTCAG aagaacagTTGTTATGGAACGTCAAAAGAAATACAAATGCCGAGGTGGAGAAGATAATTGTGCAGTCAGCAGTACAGATAG atACCAATGCCGATTATGTCGATTTAACAAATGCGTTGAGCTCGGTATGACACCGGAAAATGTCCAATGGAATCGAGATTCAATCCCAACAAGCAGAAAACGAAAAGATGATGGGCCGATTGTTCCGGCCAAT GATCTTAAAGCCATGGCGTACCCAGACGGCTCACTTTTCGGAAAACCTCGAACTATAATGGATATATCTACACTTTCcgcgaaaatcaaaaacatacTCAACGAGGATAAGGGCGGAATCGATCCGGCGACAAAGAAAATGAATACTCTAGAAATTGCCGATTATGCTCtaagaaaatggagaaatctACAGAGATCGgaggaaaaaatggagaaactTGACAAGCTTCCAGTTCGTCAAATGTTCGCGATTTTCGAGAAACAGATGATTGTGGTGGCAGAGTGGTTGGTTCAGAATCCAGATTTTCGATTGCTAAGTTTGGAAGAGaga TATATCTATTTCAAAGCAATGTGGAACATGTGGCGGCGATTCGAACGATTCGAAATGTCCGTGAAAATGTTTGGCAATGATGTCGTTGAGATCAGG aaattcgCGATCTCAAACGACCAAATCCTCACGAAAGAGTTTACAATAGATTTTTCGGAGATTACGGATGTGCCAAACACTACTGTACAAGA aatgtttcgGCATTCAATGTCAAAAATGCATCATCAAGTCGCAAAGCCGTTGCTTGAACTCAGACCGTCATCTATTGAAACGGCGTACATGCTCACTCAGATGAGCTGGCAAGTTGCAg gTAAGAAAATGCAAGGAAAAGTCGTCGAAATCGGTGAACGAGTTTGTGATGAGCTGGCAAATAATCTTCACAGCTACTATCTGAAAGAAGAAATGCGATCGAATTATGCAGGTCGCCTGGTTCGCCTGATGAGCGTTGTTAATTCTGTTAAAAAGATTCACATGGAAAGAAGTATGACTATGGAGTTGgccagaatttttgaagtttttaaggTCGACTTTTCTGAACCGGACATTTTTGATTGTTAG
- the nhr-84 gene encoding Nuclear Hormone Receptor family (Product from WormBase gene class nhr;~Confirmed by transcript evidence): MSTDTCSSSSASSPSTSDPPSPPIAAKCRVCAMPSRGNHFGVLSCRACAAFFRRSFVHKKEYKCRQRNVGKCDVSGNDRYQCRACRLKKCKELGMTPENVQMDRNSESFDDDMTPDGSFSLALEPVQHSTLYQSLKNPKILIDVTPTLNRLKTVLAGFMPPLINDDYFKMNTLERMKFALWNYRSERKFGDLKFEKHIIVEIPNKKWENDLIRIANWLLHSEHFRMLPLEEKMMIFKKIWARWRKFEKWLISVDTFGHKVYKENVIVCTNYNAANLNKVHIDYSNITDRSNEEMSQLFGRQLWRMQKEVAKPLAELTPSTIEMTYMLCQLVWNSLDVELNNYSADIGDKFLAEISENLHEYYMHQNVQNYAWRLQKLMKIVNNVKEIEREREEMMKLAELFDVFKIRLSDKDLFIC, from the exons ATGTCCACAGACACTTGCTCCTCCTCTTCCGCATCTTCTCCATCAACTTCAGATCCTCCGTCGCCTCCGATTGCAGCAAAATGTCGAGTCTGTGCGATGCCATCGCGTGGAAATCACTTTGGTGTTCTATCATGCCGAGCTTGTGCAGCGTTCTTCAG acgtTCATTTGTTCACAAAAAGGAGTATAAATGTCGGCAGAGGAATGTGGGAAAATGTGATGTCAGTGGGAATGATAG ATATCAGTGCAGAGCTTGTCGATTGAAGAAGTGCAAAGAACTGGGAATGACGCcagaaa acgttcAAATGGATCGGAATTCCGAGTCATTCGACGATGACATGACTCCAGATGGATCTTTCAGTTTGGCTCTGGAGCCTGTTCAACATTCGACGTTGTAtcaaagtctgaaaaatccaaaaatattaatcgACGTGACACCGACATTGAACAGACTGAAGACGGTGTTAGCAggg TTCATGCCTCCTCTAATCAACGATgactatttcaaaatgaacacACTGGAACGCATGAAATTCGCCCTCTGGAATTACAGATCCGAGAGGAAATTTGGAGATTTAAAGTTCGAGAAGCATATTATCGTAGAGATTCCCaataaaaaatgggaaaatgatTTAATACGAATCGCCAATTGGCTCCTCCATTCTGAACATTTCCGAATGCTTCCACTTGAggagaaaatgatgattttcaagaaaatctggGCTCGATGGAGGAAGTTTGAGAAATGGCTGATATCAGTTGACACATTTGGTCACAAAGTTTATAAGGAGAACGTGATTGTATGCACAAATTATAACGCGGCGAATCTCAACAAGGTGCATATtgattattcaaatattactGATCGATCGAATGAGGAAATGTCACA attatttggGAGACAGCTATGGAGAATGCAAAAAGAAGTTGCAAAGCCATTGGCTGAGCTCACTCCGTCAACAATTGAGATGACATATATGTTATGTCAGCTGGTATGGAATAGTTTAG acgTCGAACTCAACAACTACTCAGCGGACATCGGTGACAAATTTCTCGCAGAAATCTCTGAAAACCTACACGAATACTACATGCATCAGAATGTTCAAAACTACGCATGGCGCCTGCAAAAGCtcatgaaaattgtgaacaaCGTCAAAGAGATCGAACGAGAGCGTGAGGAGATGATGAAGCTCGCCGAGTTGTTTGATGTCTTCAAGATTAGGCTTTCCGATAAGGATCTCTTTATTTGTTAG
- the srh-293 gene encoding Serpentine Receptor, class H (Predicted) yields the protein MVSSIIKFIGSPRGYSTIFYVISGISFPIHLFGSYCILFQTSATMKSVKWTLFNLHFWSAALDLSISFLAQPFFCTPTMAAFPLGVLSLIGVPNDLLMLSIYTIFMLVPVSIISMFENRYFVLFVNRGCWRYFRYPFLVANYIIVITYCFIIYLEIPDQEIAIKKLFKKYPRFYNFEIPVSSFIVISDEDRSWQKLRRISVISFILLEIIVFGILLRVKLKLSMKKIASSISSKTLQMQKRFIKALNLQIAIPLIVIFVPIIAGMIFKALSIVNPQAFSNLLNFYFSLHGVLSTILMLYLQNPYREAVLSIFCCRKPVESKIFTTAGKFSRKSMT from the exons CTATCATCAAGTTTATTGGCTCACCACGCGGCTATTCGACGATTTTCTATGTAATCTCTGGAATCTCATTCCCGATTCATTTGTTCGGCTCATATTGTATCTTGTTCCAAACCAGTGCTACAATGAAATCAGTGAAATGGACACTGTTCAACTTGCATTTTTGGTCAGCCGCTTTAGACTTGTCAATTAGTTTTTTGGCTCAGCCATTTTTCTGTACACCGACCATGGCTGCTTTCCCACTTGGCGTTCTGAGTTTAATTGGCGTGCCTAATGATCTTCTGATGTTGTCAATATATACCATTTTCATGC ttgtcCCAGTATCCATCATCTCAATGTTCGAAAATCGCTACTTCGTATTATTTGTCAACCGCGGCTGCTGGCGATACTTCCGATACCCCTTCCTTGTTGCAAATTATATAATTGTCATCACTTACTGCTTCATCATATACTTAGAAATTCCTGATCAAGAGattgcaattaaaaaactattcaaaaagtaTCCTCGATTttataactttgaaattccTGTGTCATCATTTATCGTTATTAGTGATGAGGACAGATCCTGGCAAAAGTTACGACGAATATCAGTTATAAGCTTTATTCTGTTGGAGATAAtagtttttggaatattgTTACGAGTAAAATTGAAGCTATCAATGAAGAAAATTGCATCTTCTATATCCAGCAAGACActtcaaatgcaaaaaagatTTATCAAAGCATTGAATCTCCAG ATTGCTATTCCACTGATTGTTATATTCGTTCCCATAATAGCTGGTATGATATTTAAAGCATTGTCAATTGTGAACCCTCAAGCCTTCAGTAACTTactcaatttttacttttctctTCATGGAGTATTATCGACAATTCTCATGCTCTATCTACAGAACCCCTATCGTGAAGCGgttttgtccattttttgcTGCCGAAAACCagttgaatcaaaaatattcactACTGCAGGGAAATTTAGCAGGAAAAGCATgacatga
- the str-57 gene encoding Seven TM Receptor (Confirmed by transcript evidence), protein MLNHKHTIFVTSTSLLICFIANFILIYISLFHSKQIQGTYKIMVVMFSTLGFLFSVSEFIARPFSHNYNRALILFSINDWIPSNNFLEIAIPIWMTFYLLIISFIGIQFVYRYLCLFHSTKIRYFDGSGKVLWISYLMIPAICYCVAFYQLLRPNDDSDEYLRNIIRENYDLEISTVARYILIPYSDTNTLQWKTLSLFIAAGTIMIIQYFIVIFFGVKLHLRMKEKLRQFSACQVKFQSQIFKALVTQTVGPTLFLVLPSAPFFLATLLSPYIDMEINWQTGWLYSFIGLYPIFDSIAFILIVSEYRKYVRSKLFCKTNKYPREFGSRISIRAVQFINTATVSET, encoded by the exons ATGCTTAACCACAAGCATACAATTTTCGTCACAAGCACTAGTTTGTTAATCtgttttattgcaaatttcatTCTGATCTACATCAGTTTATTCCATAGCAAACAGATTCAAGGAACCTATAAAATAATGGTCGTGATGTTTTCAACGTTGGGATTCTTGTTCTCCGTTTCAGAATTTATCGCAAGGCCTTTTTCTCACAATTATAACAGAGcattaattttatttagtaTTAATGATTGGATTCCTTCAAACAACTTTCTAGAAATTGCGATTCCCATTTGGATGACATTTTATCTTCTGATAATTTCATTCATAGGAATTCAATTTGTATATCGGTACCTATGTCTCTTCCATTCTACAAAAATAAGGTATTTCGACGGATCTGGCAAAGTACTTTGGATTTCTTATTTAATGATTCCTGCGATATGCTACTGTGTCGCATTTTATCAACTTCTGAGACCAAATGATGATTCCGATGAGTACCTGAG aaacattATTCGAGAAAACTATGATCTTGAAATTTCTACAGTTGCCCGATACATCTTAATTCCTTATAGTGATACCAATACGCTACAATGGAAAACTCTATCCCTTTTCATAGCAGCAGGAACTATTATGattattcaatattttattgtaatatttttcGGGGTCAAATTGCACCTGAGAATGAAGGAGAAGCTGAGGCAATTCTCTGCGTGCCAGGTGAAATTCCAATCGCAAATATTCAAAGCTCTCGTTACTCAAACCGTTGGTCCCACCTTATTCCTGGTTTTGCCATCTGCTCCGTTCTTTCTGGCAACTCTATTATCACCTTATATTGACATGGAGATTAACTGGCAAACTGGATGGCTATATTCTTTTATTGGACTCTATCCAATATTTGATAGTATCGCATTCATATTAATTGTTTCCGAGTACCGAAAATATGTTAGAA gTAAATTATTCTGCAAGACTAACAAGTATCCTCGAGAGTTTGGCAGCAGGATTTCAATTCGCGCAGTTCAATTTATAAATACTGCAACTGTTTCAGAGAcgtaa
- the T06C12.9 gene encoding Plasma membrane proteolipid 3 (Confirmed by transcript evidence), which produces MEMSDINCGPSEIEVRNPYIETDNDRLVMVLLMLVLPPMAVYFKGRGCTKHVLINIFLYILLVLPAYKHATWFCFVKGRECEAENGFVRVR; this is translated from the exons atggaaatgtCTGATATTAACTGCGGACCGTCGGAAATTGAAGTAAGGAACCCGTATATTGAAACTGACAATGATCGACTTGTTATGGTTCTCCTAATGTTGGTTCTCCCG ccaatggCAGTGTACTTCAAAGGCCGTGGATGTACCAAGCATGTACTAATCAACATCTTTCTCTATATTCTTTTGGTTCTCCCAGCGTATAAGCATGCAACTTGGTTCTGTTTTGTGAAGGGACGAGAATGTGAAGCTGAGAATGGATTCGTGAGAGTTCGATga
- the fbxa-197 gene encoding F-box domain-containing protein (Confirmed by transcript evidence), protein MSAALRENELIIRACVLYEALDDKPIFESYKNFCRKVGKDAMTHYDFDFWFYRFREGNHDLHYDRRLALMKVSRNFRVVTQSCKVVMKRLSVQQDGYEEYSELVFDTRHQINYWPENGECMVEYVNRFDESHQKPPKFLAGEDYMELHRRDLELIMKNRRVQLKTFHFTIAGVKEGLHEKCIEDLENILKSAKSLTANAVETMLLSYSEFASLLSIFPAEHLQKINYDGDTGPDEFGYKHLVTMDQWKMAREFNHSIGELDIPFENFLNFDSFCVQISRFTRNDAVKLRNMIERSPNFKSAQIFAKDMDAIRENSIFLPDDSDSDSDDDPVFGVYNIRYTTSDERLFYIRFYRSSLYIKKSDWNPKYDFTDF, encoded by the exons atgtccGCCGCACTACGCGAAAATGAGCTCATTATCAGAGCATGCGTACTCTACGAAGCTCTCGACGATAAACCAATCTTTGAGTCCTACAAGAACTTCTGCAGAAAAGTTGGAAAGGATGCTATGACACATTatgatttcgatttttggttttatcgatttcgtGAAGGAAATCACGATTTGCATTATGATAGAAG attagcTCTAATGAAAGTTTCACGAAATTTTCGAGTCGTAACTCAGAGCTGCAAAGTTGTAATGAAACGGCTTTCGGTGCAGCAAGATGGATATGAGGAGTATTCGGAACTAGTTTTTGATACCCGCCACCAGATCAATTATTGGCCGGAAAATGGTGAATGTATGGTCGAATATGTCAATAGATTCGATGAATCGCACCAAAAGCCACCGAAATTTCTTGCTGGCGAAGATTACATGGAATTACACAGAAGAGATCTCGAATTGATCATGAAAAATCGTCGAGTTCAATTAAAGACTTTCCATTTCACAATTGCTGGTGTTAAAGAAGGTTTACATGAGAAATGTATAGAGGATCTCGAGAATATTCTGAAATCGGCGAAGAGTTTGACGGCAAACGCTGTAGAAACAATGCTGCTCTCTTACTCGGAGTTTGCTTCGCTATTATCAATCTTCCCTGCTgaacatttgcaaaaaattaattatgatGGAGACACTGGACCTGATGAATTCGGATATAAGCATCTCGTTACAATGGATCAATGGAAAATGGCTAGGGAATTTAATCATTCAATTGGAGAATTGGATATTCCGTTcgagaattttctgaatttcgaTAGTTTTTGTGTTCAAATTTCGAGGTTCACCAGAAATGATGCCGTCAAACTTCGAAAT ATGATTGAAAGATCCCCCAATTTCAAGAGCGCTCAGATCTTTGCGAAGGACATGGACGCTATCAGAGAGAATTCAATCTTTTTGCCCGACGATAGTGACAGTGACTCGGATGATGATCCAGTTTTTGGAGTATACAATATTCGTTATACGACATCTGATGAACGACTCTTCTATATCAGATTTTATCGCTCTAGtctttatattaaaaaatccgaCTGGAACCCAAAGTATGACTTTACCGATTTCTAG
- the str-56 gene encoding Seven TM Receptor (Partially confirmed by transcript evidence), translating into MFNHQHTIFFTSTSLLICSISNFTLIYISLFHSKQIQGAYRRMVVMFSALGFLFSLSEFIARPFAHNYNRALILFSINDWISSKSFLEIAISVWMTFYLLIISFIGIQFLYRYICLFHSAKVRYFDGFGTVLWISYLLIPAAGFNIAFYQLLKPTDTSDDYLRKVIRENYDLEISAIARYTLALYSESNVIQWEILSLIIAAGIVLCFQYFIVIFFGVKLHFKIKEKLGTFSPCQVKIQSQIFRALVAQTVGPTLFLVLPSAPFFLTTLLSPYIDMEINWKTGWLYTLIGIYPIFDSIAFILIVSEYRNYVRSKLFCKTNKSPREFGNKISIHPIRCINTEIVSDT; encoded by the exons atgttcaaccaccagcacacaatttttttcacaagcACAAGTTTGCTAATCTGTTCAATATCGAATTTCACTTTAATCTACATCAGTTTATTCCATAGCAAACAGATCCAAGGAGCCTATAGAAGAATGGTCGTGATGTTTTCAGCACTGGGATTTTTATTCtcactttcagaatttatcgCAAGACCCTTTGCTCACAATTACAACAGAGCATTAATTTTGTTTAGTATTAATGATTGGATTTCTTCGAAGAGCTTTCTAGAGATTGCTATTTCGGTTTGGATGACTTTTTATCTCCTGATAATCTCATTCAtaggaattcaatttttatatcgCTACATATGTCTCTTTCATTCCGCAAAAGTCAGATATTTCGACGGTTTTGGGACAGTACTCTGGATTTCTTATTTATTGATACCAGCTGCAGGGTTTAATATTGCATTTTATCAGCTGCTAAAACCAACTGATACTTCTGATGATTATTTGAG aaaagttataCGAGAAAACTATGATCttgaaatttcggcaattgctcGATATACCTTGGCTCTTTATAGTGAAAGCAATGTTATACAATGGGAGATTCTTTCCCTTATTATAGCAGCAGGAATTGTTctttgttttcaatatttcattgTCATATTTTTCGGTGTCAAATTGCACttcaaaatcaaagaaaaactgGGAACTTTCTCGCCGTGTCAGGTGAAAATTCAATCCCAAATATTTCGAGCACTTGTTGCTCAAACCGTTGGTCCGacattatttttggttttgccATCTGCTCCTTTCTTTCTGACAACTCTATTGTCACCTTATATTGATATGGAGATCAACTGGAAAACTGGATGGCTGTATACTTTAATCGGaatttatccaatttttgatagcATCGCATTTATATTGATAGTTTCCGAATACCGAAATTATGTCAGAA GTAAATTATTCTGCAAGACCAACAAGAGTCCTCGAGAATTTGGCAACAAGATTTCAATTCATCCAATTCGATGCATAAATactgaaattgtttcagaCACGTAA
- the oac-42 gene encoding Acyl_transf_3 domain-containing protein (Confirmed by transcript evidence), with protein sequence MEHEKQKASKRLDLQGIRGLAIAAVLLYHFYPKQFPYGCLGVDQFFVLSGFLMCLLLKRAENESPYSLITLFYYRRFKRLLPLYLLVILLSLLFFYNFFPITTTETNRSSAVRALLFVSNWPNPVKLAYNAMNERTGDIFAHTWSLSVEIQFYFLVPVIFLIGKVMPTRFQILYFAIIGTISYSYFLISPRLIAKNSVFARIWQFVAGMLVYLCTLLKNDHMSCKNNQEEFEKLLDTKMVEENKAAKPKPTSTTISKIFSYFFLFCFLYITFFACHLGSWVKPMITVVTGCLMMVSEDNEFLSNKFLAYLGDISYSLYLIHWSIEQYWWFTTHGDPNYKIQAILVSICLAIIVFETFEKWYLKISSTSLGILILALFVLNVLLIEKDQVFELIGGDSYDAQQANYKWNTHTVQNLYSPTCNYESKDSPFGWCRHTGLNKTGKYKIAIIGNSFAANNANLFFEECSHKANIILQGASGACEPLYQFFHKGETYKTDLKDFEQRIENEKPDFLFVITKVIVTNDELPKNVTF encoded by the exons ATGGAACATGAGAAACAGAAAGCTTCAAAGAGGCTTGACTTACAAGGAATTCGGGGTCTCGCCATTGCTGCAGTGCTTCTTTATCACTTTTATCCAAAACAATTTCCGTATGGATGTCTCGGAGTTGatca gttttttgtgCTGTCCGGCTTTTTAATGTGCTTGCTGCTGAAACGAGCTGAAAATGAGTCTCCGTACTCTTTGATAACTCTATTTTATTATCGAAGATTCAAACGGCTCCTGCCTCTCTACCTTTTAGTCATTCTTTTatctttattgtttttctacaatttcttCCCAATTACCACAACTGAAACAAATCGATCTTCCGCCGTTCGAGCATtgctttttgtttcaaattggcCGAACCCCGTGAAATTAGCTTATAATGCTATG AACGAGAGAACTGGAGATATATTTGCACACACATGGTCTTTGTctgttgaaattcaattttattttctcgtTCCAGTCATTTTCTTGATAGGAAAAGTGATGCCAACtagatttcaaatattgtacTTTGCTATAATAG GAACTATTTCGTATTcatactttttaatttcaccaCGATTGATAGcgaaaaattcggtttttgcTAGGATCTGGCAATTTGTCGCAG gaaTGCTGGTATATCTTTGCAcactattgaaaaatgatcatatgtcttgtaaaaataatcaggaagaatttgaaaagttattagACACAAAAATGGTCGAAGAAAACAAAGCAGCCAAACCAAAACCTACTTCAACaacgatttcaaaaatattttcctattttttcctattttgcTTTCTCtacataacattttttgcttGTCACTTGGGAAGTTGGGTTAAG CCTATGATTACTGTGGTAACTGGATGCTTGATGATGGTTTCGGAAGACAATGAGTTTctatcaaacaaatttttggcatatCTGGGAGATATTTCATACTCTTTATACCTTATCCATTGGTCTATTGAGCAATACTGGTGGTTCACGACTCATGGGGATCCAAATT ataaaatacAGGCAATCCTGGTTTCAATATGTCTTGCCATTATcgtatttgaaacttttgaaaaatggtatCTCAAAATAAGTTCTACGAGCCTTGGAATTCTGATTTTGGCTCTCTTTGTGCTCAACGTATTGTTAATTGAAAAAGATCAAGTATTTGAATTAATAGGCGGAGATAGCTATGATGCTCAGCAAGCCAACTATAAATGGAATACTCACACAGTTCAAAACCTATACTCACCTACTTGCAACTATGAATCCAAAGATTCTCCGTTTGGGTGGTGTCGCCATACG gGTCTGAACAAAACTGGCAAGTATAAAATAGCTATAATCGGAAATAGTTTTGCGGCAAATAAtgccaatttgttttttgaggaATGTAGTCACAAAGCTAACATTATTTTGCAAGGAGCATCGGGTG CTTGTGAGCCTTTGTACCAGTTTTTTCACAAAGGTGAGACGTATAAAACAGATTTGAAAGATTTTGAGCAACGAATAGAAAATGAGAAGccagattttttatttgtgatTACAAA AGTTATCGTTACAAACGAcgaattaccaaaaaatgttacgTTTTGA
- the oac-42 gene encoding Acyltransferase 3 domain-containing protein (Confirmed by transcript evidence) translates to MEHEKQKASKRLDLQGIRGLAIAAVLLYHFYPKQFPYGCLGVDQFFVLSGFLMCLLLKRAENESPYSLITLFYYRRFKRLLPLYLLVILLSLLFFYNFFPITTTETNRSSAVRALLFVSNWPNPVKLAYNAMNERTGDIFAHTWSLSVEIQFYFLVPVIFLIGKVMPTRFQILYFAIIGTISYSYFLISPRLIAKNSVFARIWQFVAGMLVYLCTLLKNDHMSCKNNQEEFEKLLDTKMVEENKAAKPKPTSTTISKIFSYFFLFCFLYITFFACHLGSWVKPMITVVTGCLMMVSEDNEFLSNKFLAYLGDISYSLYLIHWSIEQYWWFTTHGDPNYKIQAILVSICLAIIVFETFEKWYLKISSTSLGILILALFVLNVLLIEKDQVFELIGGDSYDAQQANYKWNTHTVQNLYSPTCNYESKDSPFGWCRHTMQKFVNNVKHKMFILNALPEINRSIVMKIAPMLKNGTDPVVIDKMLINATSNSLSRKRYAQLEKDCGGKCELVDYKSVFYNISTGTYRFFDTNGFSYLSVFSQLTPLGLDRVRHIWTGICNSL, encoded by the exons ATGGAACATGAGAAACAGAAAGCTTCAAAGAGGCTTGACTTACAAGGAATTCGGGGTCTCGCCATTGCTGCAGTGCTTCTTTATCACTTTTATCCAAAACAATTTCCGTATGGATGTCTCGGAGTTGatca gttttttgtgCTGTCCGGCTTTTTAATGTGCTTGCTGCTGAAACGAGCTGAAAATGAGTCTCCGTACTCTTTGATAACTCTATTTTATTATCGAAGATTCAAACGGCTCCTGCCTCTCTACCTTTTAGTCATTCTTTTatctttattgtttttctacaatttcttCCCAATTACCACAACTGAAACAAATCGATCTTCCGCCGTTCGAGCATtgctttttgtttcaaattggcCGAACCCCGTGAAATTAGCTTATAATGCTATG AACGAGAGAACTGGAGATATATTTGCACACACATGGTCTTTGTctgttgaaattcaattttattttctcgtTCCAGTCATTTTCTTGATAGGAAAAGTGATGCCAACtagatttcaaatattgtacTTTGCTATAATAG GAACTATTTCGTATTcatactttttaatttcaccaCGATTGATAGcgaaaaattcggtttttgcTAGGATCTGGCAATTTGTCGCAG gaaTGCTGGTATATCTTTGCAcactattgaaaaatgatcatatgtcttgtaaaaataatcaggaagaatttgaaaagttattagACACAAAAATGGTCGAAGAAAACAAAGCAGCCAAACCAAAACCTACTTCAACaacgatttcaaaaatattttcctattttttcctattttgcTTTCTCtacataacattttttgcttGTCACTTGGGAAGTTGGGTTAAG CCTATGATTACTGTGGTAACTGGATGCTTGATGATGGTTTCGGAAGACAATGAGTTTctatcaaacaaatttttggcatatCTGGGAGATATTTCATACTCTTTATACCTTATCCATTGGTCTATTGAGCAATACTGGTGGTTCACGACTCATGGGGATCCAAATT ataaaatacAGGCAATCCTGGTTTCAATATGTCTTGCCATTATcgtatttgaaacttttgaaaaatggtatCTCAAAATAAGTTCTACGAGCCTTGGAATTCTGATTTTGGCTCTCTTTGTGCTCAACGTATTGTTAATTGAAAAAGATCAAGTATTTGAATTAATAGGCGGAGATAGCTATGATGCTCAGCAAGCCAACTATAAATGGAATACTCACACAGTTCAAAACCTATACTCACCTACTTGCAACTATGAATCCAAAGATTCTCCGTTTGGGTGGTGTCGCCATACG ATGCAGAAGTTCGTTAATAATGTCAAGCACAAGATGTTCATTCTCAATGCACTCCCAGAGATCAATAGGTCGATTGTGATGAAGATAGCACCcatgttgaaaaatggaacGGATCCCGTGGTTATTGAT aagatGCTCATAAACGCAACAAGTAACAGTTTGTCACGGAAAAGATATGCTCAACTTGAGAAAGACTGTGGTGGTAAATGCGAGCTGGTGGATTACAAGTCCGTATTTTACAACATCTCTACTGGaacttatcgatttttcgacaCAAATGGGTTCTCATATTTATCGGTGTTCTCTCAATTGACACCACTTGGTCTAGACCGGGTCAGACATATTTGGACGGGAATTTGCAACAGTTTGTAA